Within the Herbaspirillum sp. RTI4 genome, the region GGTCCATCAGATAAAGCGCTTCCATTTCAAACAGGCCCGGGCTCAGTTCTTCACCCAGAGTTTCCATAGAATCAGCGCTGCCCAGAAGTCGTTCGGCACGGCTGCCATAAGCGCGCGCATAGCGTTTGGCCAAGGAAGCCGGCAGCCACGGATGACGGGCCACGAAGCCCGCCAGAAAGGCATCGAAGTCGCCACCGGGCAGGTCCCCTCCCGGCAGTGCTGCCTTGCCGGTCCAGGCTGGCTGCTCGATTGCCAATGGGCCGGCAAGCAAGTCCAGGGCATCCTCAGCAAGACGACGGTAGGTGGTGATTTTTCCGCCGAACACCGACAACAAGGGGGCCTGATTTTCTGGCGCATCGACGTCAAGATGGTAATCCCGTGTGACGGCCGAGGGATTGGACGCATCCTCCTCCGCCAGCAAAGGACGCACACCGGAATAACTCCAGACCACATCAGCCGGCGTAATCGGCTTTACAAAATAGGTATTAACCGCGTCGCACAGGTAGCTCACTTCTTCCGGCGAAATGCTGACCTTGCTCGGATCGCCTCGATACTCTAAATCGGTGGTGCCGATCAGCGTGAATTCATTTTCATAAGGAATCGCGAAGATGATGCGTTTATCAGGATTCTGAAAAATATAAGCGTGATCGTGATCGAACAATTTGCGAGTAATGATGTGACTGCCTTTGACCAGGCGTAATTCAGCATGCTCGGTCTGTCCCATATTTTGTTGCAGCAGATTGCTGGCCCAGGGACCACCGGCGTTGACGATAGCCCGCGCTTGTATCGTTTTTTCCGGCTGCCCATCGCTACGCAACTGGATGCGCCAACTGCTGGCCTCGCGTTCAGCCGAAACAAAATAGGTATGGGTGAGAATCGTTGCGCCGCGCTCTTTTGCATCTAGGGCATTAAGCACGACCAGACGGGCGTCATCGACCCAGGCATCGGAATACACAAAGCCGCGCACCAGTAAATCGACCAGCGGCACGCCCGCAGGATGGCGTCGCAAATTGATGCCGCGCGAAGCGGGTAACAGTTCGCGGTGGCTCAGGTGATCGTATAAAAAAAGACCGAGGCGGATCATCCATGCCGGGCGCAAGCTGGCTACATGCGGCATCACGAAACGCAAAGGCCAGATAATGTGAGGTGCCAGCCGCAGCAATACTTCACGCTCCTTGAGTGCCTTGCGCACGAGACCGAACTCGTAATACTCCAGGTAACGCAAGCCGCCATGAATCAGTTTGGTGCTGGCGGAGGAGGTGTGTTCGGCAAGATCATCTTTCTCGCACAACAGTACGCGCAGACCGCGGCCTGTCGCATCTCGTGCAATGCCAACGCCGTTGATACCACCACCCACCACCACCAGATCGTATTGTTCCGGTTCTTGCATTTGATTAATTTCCACTCAGTCTCCTGACGAGATTCGTTCGGAGTTTTTCACGCCGAGGCGCACTCTAATCAATTTAGCTTACCACTACCAGCGTGCCTACGCCTTTAGTTCATTTGCTTTCGGCAACATCCGAATGTGCCTGATCAATGTTTGTCGCTGCGAAAAATGTAGGTATCGACGCGGCTGAAATTGAACTTTGAGGCCACGCACAATTTTGTACGTCGGCACATCTTGAATCAGGGAGTTACCTCTTCCCTGAAAAAAACCACCGTCATTTTTATTTTTTACAAACTAAACGCAGAGACCCGCAGCGACACAATGCCGGGGCGTTAATATGCGTCGGATCCGTAGGCAAGGAACGACAGCAGCGACAGACGATGCCTGCCGCTGTGCCGGAATTTCCCCACAAAAAAAACCAGGGCATCTCACCAATGGCCTGCCAGCAGGCGCTAGCCAGACGCTTATCTCAAAGCCTGATCAGGCCTCTGCAGGCGCAGGAACACGCAACATCGCATTGCTTAACAAGCCATAGACCTTCAGCCATACCGCCTTGATTTCCTCTGTGAACTGATCGCCCAGCACATCATCGAAAGCTTTTATCAGGGAAGCACCGACCATCGCATAATGTTCGTCCTTGACGCCGTAAGCGACATGCCTGACGCCAAGTTCTTGCACGATAGGCAAGAGCGCTTCTATATCTTTGGCCCCCCTGACGATTACACCCAGCATGGCAATCAGTTTCTTTTGCTGCTCCGCTGCATCGGTACGGAAAAGCTCCCTGAGATGCGGATAGGCTTCAAATAGATTCTGATAGAAAATTTGCGCAAACTCGGTTGCCACTGGCGTCAACAACTTCCATGAAGCGTCAACTATCATGATCTCGCTATCGAGCAGCGGCCCCTCCTTGACTGGTTCGGTTTTTGCGCCAGAGACTTTTGCTCGTTCACTAGCGACCCTGAAAGCCGCTTCTTTCTCTTCGGGCGACAAAATGGCGAGGGGAATTCCGGCATTCTTGAGGGCAACGATAGCCGCTTTCGATACTTCGTGATTCGCTATATAAATTGGAACGACAGAAACATCAAAGTAATAGTTAAGTGAATAAAGACAAATCGTCCCATTAAAATAATTCACCATTTTCTCGTGCAACAAAAATGGCTCCGGCGTACCAACTATCTGCCCGCAAGCAATTGGCTTTTTTACTCCCTGCATTATTGCTGCTTTTACTACTTCATAGGGAACTGAATGATCGACCGAAAATTCGAATCTATCCCGCCCCATTGAGGAGGGCAAACTATAATTAATAACCTTGGCAGTTGCCACATTACCGTTAGGCAAAAAAACAATATTATTGTTCTCACTAAGAACGGTAGTTGCCCGCCAACCAATATTTAAAACTTTGCCTCGCTCATCCCCTATTTTCACGTTATCCAACAACCTAAAAGGAGGATCTAAAGACAACAGTATTCCTGAGAAAGCATCCAGCAATATTTTTTGCAAAGCAAAACCGAGTATTGCCAGTGAAACCCCTGAAAGGACGAAAAAATTGGAATACTCGACCCCATAAGAATAATGGATATACAAAGCGCCGCTGGCGAGATAAATAAGCAGCATGGAAAACGATTTTGAAATATCCGAGATGGGTCTTTTAAACACATAATGCACCAACAATCCCCATATATATTTCTTAAATGCAAAATGAATTAAAACAAAAATGAGTAAAGCTAGTAAGAAATTCATTAACTGATGAGATATCACAGCACATTCTCCCAATATATAATCGAGGCTTTAAAAAGTGCATGAAAAAAATAATATGGATATTATTTTAACGCCTGTATGAAGATCCACGCCACCATACAATAAACAATAAAATAATAACGCAGTAAATTTATTTTATTTTTTTATAATAAATAATTATCAAGAAGAAATATTAAATTTCACTCCAGAAAGAGTATTGAATTCTTTCACTATTAAAAGGACATCTTTGCCAGACGCATTTCCATTGACCAACTGGACACAAGACCATTCATAGCTAACCGGATCGCAAGGTATTCCCGATCCAATATCAAATCTTTTGCCAGCAAGCGAATCGCCGCAGAGCCATAGAACACAACAATGAGCACAACAATGAGCACAACAAGGAGCGCAACAAGGAGCGCAACTCTGGTAAGACTTGCGGGGAATTCCTCGCACGACTCGGAATGATCACTACTTTGAAGTGGGTGCCAACGGTGCGCTGGGTCGAAGTCGCTTGATCGCAGCTGATTGATCGCAGCCACTGGGTCAAAGTCGCTGGGTCGAAGCCGCTGAGTCACAGCCGATTGATCACAGCCTTGCATCAGCAGAGTTTTCGCATGGAAATAATTATATTGCACGCAATCTAATTGCGAACTACAATTGACACATGCCCAAGAAAAAACCCGCCAACAATCCGGCTCTGCTCCTCGACAATCAGCTTTGCTTCGCGCTGTATTCGACCTCGCTGGCCATGACCAAGCTCTATAAACCACTGCTTGCGGAACTGGGTCTGACCTATCCGCAATACGTGGTGATGCTGGTCTTGTGGGAAACCGACGGCTTGATGGTCTCGGAAATCGGCGAGCGTCTTTTCCTCGACTCCGGCACCTTGACTCCGCTGCTTAAGCGACTGGAAACGGCTGGCCTCATCACCCGCTTGCGCGATACGGAGGATGAACGCCGGGTCCGCATCCGCCTCACGCCAGCAGGTGTTAGTCTTAAGGCAGACGCCACCACCATTCCTACTTGCGTCGCCAACCTGACGCAATGCGGCTTACCTGAATTACTTTCACTCAGCCAGGACATACAGGCACTCCGCGCCCGCCTGACCGCCTGAGTTTTAGAATCCTTGCACCTGTCAATTCATTCACTCACCCCTTCATTCACCAAAGGAAATACCATGACAACCAAACTCGACAAAGTCCTCTACACAGCCCACGCACACACTACCGGCGGCCGCGATGGTCACTCGGTCTCCGACGATGGCCTGCTCGACGTCAAGCTCTCCCCGCCAAAAGCAATGGGCGGCGCAGGAACAGCCACTAATCCAGAACAATTGTTTGCCGCCGGCTATTCCGCGTGCTTCATGGGCGCACTCAAGCACGTCGCAGGCGTGAAAAAAGTGACCGTACCGGCGGATGCTGCTATTGATGCCAGCATCGACATCGGCCCCATCCCGGCAGGTTTCGGCATCGCCGCCAAACTGGTCATTCATTTGCCGGGTCTGGACCGCGCTGTGGCGCAAGATCTGATCGATGCAGCACATCAGGTTTGCCCGTATTCGAACGCAACTCGCGGCAACATTGAAGTTGAACTGACGCTGGCCTAAAGGAACATTTGATTAAGCAGATGCGCCGCGTAATTGCTTAGTCAGAAATTGTTTCCCTGATCCCCGTATCAAGAAATAAAAAAAAGCACGCCGACGCGTTATAGCGCCGACGTGCTTTTTGTTTTCATCAATACACAGTTTTAAACGGACAAACCCCGGTTAGTACCAAGCCAGTCCCTGACAAATGTCGCGTATTGCTTATCGTGTTCACTCCCCTGCAGCAGATGAGAAATCACGCTTTGCTGATCTTCCATGCTGCGATGCTGCCCGAATTTCGCCTTGCCGCTGATCTGCGTAATATCGATCTTCACGCCGATGATGCCCTTGCTGAGCTGATTTCTATATTCATCGGGAAGCGTGACCTTATCCGACAATAAAGAAGGCTGGAAGCGTTCCAGCATCTCATCGAGCGAAGCCAGAAGCTCTTCATGCGTCTGTACATGCGCCACGCCTTTGACGGTCAATGCGGCATAGTTCCAGGTCGGAACGGCTTGCTCACGGACATAATATTTCGTCGATATATAGGTGTGCGCGCCCAAGAAACTCATCAGACAGGCCGACCCGTCAATCACTGCCGCCTGCGGATTGGCGCGGGCAAAATGCGCGTAAGCGTACTTGCCATCCTCCTTGAAAAGAAAGGGCAAGTGCGACACTTGCAGATCGGGAGTAAAGATCGATCCGAAGTCCACCCCCTGCATGAAACTGAGGCATTCTTCGGACGTCATCTGCGGGTCATGGATGGGATTCATGCGGCTGTCCTATTTTGGATTTACTAAGGAGCCTCTGAGTAAGCGTAGCGAGCGGCGCAATCAGGATAAAAAGCGCAATCGTACTTGAGTACGATGAGCATCGCAGTCCTGAGATGGAGTCGCGCAGTAGCTGAATCAGAGGCCCCCAAAGCAAAAAGTATATAGGGAAGCTCTAATGAAGTGTGGCGCTTATCTTCGCACTGAAAGTACGACGTGCAAAAAGAAGTGGGCGGTTATTATTCCGCCCACTCCCTCAGTGATCTTTACTGAACCACGCCAGCAACATCCATCAAACTATCGTCGCCAGAGCCAGCGTCAGCAACAATGCCATGATCGAAATAATTGTTTCCAACACGGTCCAGGTCTTGAAGGTTTCCGTCACGGTCATGTTGAAATACTCTTTCACCAGCCAGAAGCCACCATCGTTGACGTGCGACAAAATCAGCGAACCCGCGCCGGTCGCCAGCACCATCAGTTCCGGCCTGACGCTCACGCCAGCGGCAGTCACGATAGGCGCCACAATGCCGCAGGCTGTCGTCATTGCCACCGTGGCAGAACCCGTCGCGACACGAATCAGCGCCGCCACGAACCACCCCAGCAACAGCGGCGACAAATGCGCATTGGTAGCCAGTTCGACGATTGCCTTGGAAACGCCACCATCGATCAGTATCCGGCCAAACCCGGCTCCGGCACCGACGAGCAGAGTAATCCCGGCAATAGGCGCAAGACAGGTCGTGGTGAATTTGAGGATAGCTTCACGATCGAAGCCGCGCGCTTTGCCGAAGGTATAAAAACTGACCAGCGTAGCAATCAACAGCGCGATCACCGAATTTCCTATCAGTCGCAAAAATTCATTGGGGAAGCTTTTCGGCGCAAAGAACACATCGGCCCAGCTACCGAGCAGCATCAGCGCCACCGGCAACAAAATGGTGCAGATCGTGATGCCAAAACCCGGCAGCGGACGATCCTTCTTTCCTTCATCGACAAATTGCGCAATCAATGGATTATCGGGATTGGGCGAAACATAGCGGTTGGCCAGTTTGGCAAACAAAGGCCCGGCTACGATAGCAGTAGGAATACCCACAATCAGCGCGTACAAA harbors:
- the glpD gene encoding glycerol-3-phosphate dehydrogenase; this encodes MQEPEQYDLVVVGGGINGVGIARDATGRGLRVLLCEKDDLAEHTSSASTKLIHGGLRYLEYYEFGLVRKALKEREVLLRLAPHIIWPLRFVMPHVASLRPAWMIRLGLFLYDHLSHRELLPASRGINLRRHPAGVPLVDLLVRGFVYSDAWVDDARLVVLNALDAKERGATILTHTYFVSAEREASSWRIQLRSDGQPEKTIQARAIVNAGGPWASNLLQQNMGQTEHAELRLVKGSHIITRKLFDHDHAYIFQNPDKRIIFAIPYENEFTLIGTTDLEYRGDPSKVSISPEEVSYLCDAVNTYFVKPITPADVVWSYSGVRPLLAEEDASNPSAVTRDYHLDVDAPENQAPLLSVFGGKITTYRRLAEDALDLLAGPLAIEQPAWTGKAALPGGDLPGGDFDAFLAGFVARHPWLPASLAKRYARAYGSRAERLLGSADSMETLGEELSPGLFEMEALYLMDQEWAISADDILWRRTKLGLHATALSQQRLADWLTAQSERTATLAQ
- a CDS encoding globin domain-containing protein, which codes for MNFLLALLIFVLIHFAFKKYIWGLLVHYVFKRPISDISKSFSMLLIYLASGALYIHYSYGVEYSNFFVLSGVSLAILGFALQKILLDAFSGILLSLDPPFRLLDNVKIGDERGKVLNIGWRATTVLSENNNIVFLPNGNVATAKVINYSLPSSMGRDRFEFSVDHSVPYEVVKAAIMQGVKKPIACGQIVGTPEPFLLHEKMVNYFNGTICLYSLNYYFDVSVVPIYIANHEVSKAAIVALKNAGIPLAILSPEEKEAAFRVASERAKVSGAKTEPVKEGPLLDSEIMIVDASWKLLTPVATEFAQIFYQNLFEAYPHLRELFRTDAAEQQKKLIAMLGVIVRGAKDIEALLPIVQELGVRHVAYGVKDEHYAMVGASLIKAFDDVLGDQFTEEIKAVWLKVYGLLSNAMLRVPAPAEA
- a CDS encoding FMN-binding negative transcriptional regulator, whose amino-acid sequence is MNPIHDPQMTSEECLSFMQGVDFGSIFTPDLQVSHLPFLFKEDGKYAYAHFARANPQAAVIDGSACLMSFLGAHTYISTKYYVREQAVPTWNYAALTVKGVAHVQTHEELLASLDEMLERFQPSLLSDKVTLPDEYRNQLSKGIIGVKIDITQISGKAKFGQHRSMEDQQSVISHLLQGSEHDKQYATFVRDWLGTNRGLSV
- a CDS encoding GntP family permease — translated: MEMVQGTSLLLYAAVAVVALVVLIAKFKMNPFIVLILVSLILGWAVGMPMTGIVKSYETGVGGALGHIALVVGLGTMFGKMMAESGGAEQVANTLIRVFGPKRVHWAMMVVALIVGLPVFFEVGFVLLIPIAFNVAKRTGTSMIMVGIPMVAGLSVVHGLIPPHPAALFAVTAYNADIGRTILYALIVGIPTAIVAGPLFAKLANRYVSPNPDNPLIAQFVDEGKKDRPLPGFGITICTILLPVALMLLGSWADVFFAPKSFPNEFLRLIGNSVIALLIATLVSFYTFGKARGFDREAILKFTTTCLAPIAGITLLVGAGAGFGRILIDGGVSKAIVELATNAHLSPLLLGWFVAALIRVATGSATVAMTTACGIVAPIVTAAGVSVRPELMVLATGAGSLILSHVNDGGFWLVKEYFNMTVTETFKTWTVLETIISIMALLLTLALATIV
- a CDS encoding MarR family transcriptional regulator; its protein translation is MPKKKPANNPALLLDNQLCFALYSTSLAMTKLYKPLLAELGLTYPQYVVMLVLWETDGLMVSEIGERLFLDSGTLTPLLKRLETAGLITRLRDTEDERRVRIRLTPAGVSLKADATTIPTCVANLTQCGLPELLSLSQDIQALRARLTA
- a CDS encoding organic hydroperoxide resistance protein translates to MTTKLDKVLYTAHAHTTGGRDGHSVSDDGLLDVKLSPPKAMGGAGTATNPEQLFAAGYSACFMGALKHVAGVKKVTVPADAAIDASIDIGPIPAGFGIAAKLVIHLPGLDRAVAQDLIDAAHQVCPYSNATRGNIEVELTLA